The proteins below come from a single Bacillus horti genomic window:
- a CDS encoding metallophosphoesterase family protein, with the protein MLRLVLIGDLHYPHVEEPSPEFIQAREMFYSTFLREYLAQEADWHISIGDLTNLGRPDELDYIYNHIYESHRQFRHVLGNHDAYALPKVQLLEITKQPRYNAIETPEAHLVFLDSTREMDYDDWGGVLDAEQMSWLEQQVEMSGEKPLLVFAHHPIFETTTRSELDKGSIHPDYDIQSILAKKKGKGFYFCGHNHAHSIVEKEQWHYIQTAACLDQPGFRIIEVSKNEFSTHIVPLTDMTAISATSIIYSEMDHFTHTPNAQGQIYDQSLIYKLETDKKEVIR; encoded by the coding sequence ATGCTTAGACTTGTATTAATTGGAGATTTACATTATCCCCATGTCGAGGAGCCTAGCCCAGAGTTTATCCAAGCTAGAGAAATGTTCTATTCTACTTTTTTACGTGAATATTTAGCCCAAGAGGCTGACTGGCACATTTCAATCGGGGACCTTACTAATCTAGGAAGACCTGACGAGCTAGATTATATTTATAATCATATTTATGAAAGTCACCGTCAATTTCGTCATGTTCTTGGTAATCATGATGCTTACGCTTTGCCTAAAGTACAGCTACTAGAAATTACAAAACAGCCACGATACAACGCAATAGAAACACCTGAGGCACACCTAGTTTTCTTAGATTCAACAAGAGAAATGGATTATGACGACTGGGGTGGAGTGCTTGATGCCGAACAAATGAGCTGGTTAGAGCAACAGGTCGAAATGTCCGGCGAAAAACCATTACTTGTTTTTGCTCATCATCCAATCTTTGAAACAACGACTCGTTCGGAGTTGGATAAAGGCTCAATACACCCTGATTACGATATCCAAAGCATATTAGCGAAGAAGAAGGGTAAGGGCTTTTACTTCTGCGGTCATAATCATGCTCATTCTATCGTTGAAAAAGAACAGTGGCATTATATTCAAACAGCAGCTTGCCTAGATCAACCTGGCTTTAGAATCATTGAAGTGAGTAAGAATGAATTTTCTACTCATATTGTCCCTCTAACGGATATGACAGCTATTAGTGCTACGTCCATCATTTATAGTGAAATGGATCATTTCACACATACTCCTAACGCTCAGGGACAAATATATGACCAGTCTCTCATTTATAAGCTCGAAACAGATAAGAAAGAAGTTATTAGATAA
- a CDS encoding nuclear transport factor 2 family protein, whose product MSKHSFNDDILRPAQKQLEAYNNRDIDSFMECYTENCVVEDAQGNVLMEGHEAMRKRYTELFEMSPNLHCELVSRIQIGSYVLDEEHVTGSRGSKDISHVVAVYRVANGLIEHVRFIR is encoded by the coding sequence ATGAGTAAACACTCATTTAATGACGATATCCTTAGACCTGCACAAAAACAGCTTGAGGCCTACAATAATCGGGATATTGACTCTTTTATGGAATGTTATACGGAGAACTGTGTCGTTGAGGATGCACAAGGAAACGTCTTAATGGAAGGTCATGAGGCTATGCGGAAAAGATATACGGAGCTTTTTGAAATGAGTCCAAACCTACATTGTGAGCTTGTATCCAGAATACAGATTGGAAGCTATGTTCTAGATGAGGAGCATGTTACAGGATCACGTGGTTCTAAGGACATTTCCCATGTTGTAGCCGTATATCGTGTGGCTAACGGACTTATAGAGCATGTTAGATTTATTAGATAG
- a CDS encoding MFS transporter — protein sequence MKKLMYVIVAISFLDMFVQFPIMSPLALSLGASSATIGLVMGSYSFTNLFGNVLAGIWVDRYGAKKIFVLGMLSTAFVILLYIWVSTPFQLIIVRLLHGLISGLLTPSIFTWVSQMRKEDQNLQGKNMAFSGAAVGVAAVLGPAFSSLIMAGIGIHAVFYFMSILLLITGIICALFIRGRQNNPRSRTLHHSSQTDEQKNEWKVLTSYLPGLVLPYIGSFSLMCVMGVLTYMLPIKVQELGLDIKTGGLMLSTFGFVAVLFFVLPSNRIFDRFSLNTILITGFIFLTAALWMLYFFSQEVLLYMAMGVYGLGFACIFPAITKQLVEHIPDEVRGKAFGLFYAIFSIGVVVGSVLVGMLTTSVDDGFKLAAMSLTVLCPVLLILTKQIPSKIAVKA from the coding sequence ATGAAGAAATTAATGTATGTCATTGTTGCTATTTCCTTTCTCGATATGTTTGTCCAATTTCCCATAATGAGTCCACTTGCGCTAAGTCTAGGAGCAAGCTCTGCCACGATAGGCCTAGTAATGGGGAGCTACTCATTTACCAACCTTTTTGGGAATGTATTAGCTGGAATATGGGTTGATCGATACGGTGCAAAAAAAATATTTGTACTTGGTATGCTTAGTACAGCCTTTGTCATCCTTTTATATATATGGGTATCCACACCTTTCCAACTCATTATTGTCCGTTTATTACATGGTTTGATCAGTGGTTTATTGACACCAAGTATATTTACTTGGGTCTCTCAAATGAGGAAAGAGGATCAAAATCTGCAGGGTAAAAATATGGCTTTTTCAGGAGCAGCAGTTGGAGTAGCCGCCGTTTTAGGACCAGCCTTTAGTAGCCTAATAATGGCCGGTATAGGGATACATGCTGTGTTCTATTTTATGTCCATTTTGTTACTGATTACAGGAATCATTTGTGCACTTTTCATTCGCGGTAGACAAAATAATCCTCGATCCAGGACATTGCACCACTCTTCACAAACAGATGAACAGAAGAATGAGTGGAAGGTATTAACCAGTTATCTCCCGGGTCTTGTTCTTCCTTATATCGGTTCCTTTAGTTTAATGTGTGTCATGGGAGTCCTCACCTATATGCTTCCAATAAAGGTTCAAGAGCTTGGATTGGACATCAAAACAGGCGGTCTAATGCTGAGTACATTTGGCTTTGTTGCTGTCTTATTTTTTGTTCTCCCAAGCAATCGGATATTTGATCGCTTTTCTTTAAATACCATATTAATAACTGGATTCATATTCTTAACGGCAGCGTTATGGATGCTATATTTCTTTTCTCAAGAAGTACTTTTATACATGGCCATGGGTGTTTATGGTCTTGGATTTGCTTGTATTTTTCCAGCTATAACAAAACAATTAGTCGAACATATTCCTGATGAAGTGAGAGGAAAAGCATTCGGTCTTTTTTACGCCATCTTTTCTATTGGGGTCGTTGTGGGTTCTGTTTTAGTGGGTATGCTGACGACAAGCGTTGATGATGGCTTTAAGCTTGCCGCAATGTCTTTAACAGTGCTTTGCCCTGTATTGTTAATCTTAACTAAACAAATCCCATCAAAAATAGCTGTAAAGGCGTGA
- a CDS encoding helix-turn-helix transcriptional regulator — MNRIDRLLAIVIALQQRQETAQSLADKFEVSKRTIFRDLQSLAEMGIPLYSHSGPHGGIRLMDGYALPPLKLTTQEAMTLLFSLNAVTQLTDTPFNQERWTVIDKVKAILPEDQLRQLESVLKSFTIEIPKRSYKVPHLAPLLSYTANAVWLKVFYRSANHQRWLDILPQQVYTAHGFWYCQAYSATHEEVRTFRVDRMDNLEELDNIAMHEEVDVKRLAKFANQTHKSSNDQNLSDERIPIRVKVTYRGMLQVEQDPEIGECLMPISENEWEVRFDLPLTEWNWAVQFFYSLGLEAEVIAPEKLRLEIGGLAKKVYSTYFNSLTEK; from the coding sequence TTGAATCGTATTGATCGGTTACTGGCTATCGTTATAGCCCTGCAGCAAAGACAGGAAACGGCTCAATCGTTAGCAGATAAGTTTGAAGTATCCAAACGGACGATATTTCGCGATCTACAATCCCTTGCTGAAATGGGTATCCCATTATATTCTCACTCTGGACCTCATGGAGGGATCAGGCTAATGGATGGATATGCATTACCACCTTTAAAGCTTACCACTCAGGAAGCCATGACCTTACTTTTTTCACTAAATGCCGTAACTCAGCTAACGGATACTCCTTTTAACCAAGAAAGATGGACGGTAATCGATAAGGTTAAAGCTATTCTCCCAGAGGATCAGCTCAGGCAATTAGAATCTGTACTGAAAAGCTTTACTATAGAGATCCCAAAAAGATCATACAAAGTACCTCATTTAGCCCCGTTACTTTCCTATACCGCAAATGCAGTGTGGCTGAAAGTCTTTTATCGATCTGCCAATCATCAAAGGTGGCTAGATATTCTCCCTCAACAGGTCTATACCGCTCACGGCTTTTGGTATTGTCAGGCCTATTCAGCAACACATGAAGAGGTGCGAACATTTCGTGTAGATAGAATGGACAATCTAGAGGAGCTAGATAATATAGCCATGCATGAAGAGGTTGATGTCAAAAGACTGGCTAAATTCGCTAACCAGACACATAAGTCATCAAATGATCAAAATTTAAGCGATGAAAGAATTCCAATTAGGGTAAAGGTCACTTATAGAGGAATGCTTCAGGTGGAGCAGGATCCAGAAATCGGGGAATGCTTGATGCCCATTAGTGAAAATGAATGGGAGGTACGCTTTGATTTACCACTAACTGAATGGAACTGGGCTGTGCAATTTTTTTATTCTTTAGGCTTAGAAGCAGAGGTGATTGCTCCTGAGAAGCTTCGTTTAGAAATAGGAGGCCTAGCCAAAAAGGTTTATTCAACATATTTTAATAGTCTTACAGAAAAATAA
- the ric gene encoding iron-sulfur cluster repair di-iron protein, which produces MKQTFSGSQTIAQIVTDFPHAANLFKEFKIDFCCGGQQSLTKALEQKGLDEETFIQKLRTSYEEEKKRGEQQLTMWKLVPSDKLIDHIVHTHHGYLRQELPVLSSFITKVSRVHGEAHPELIELNLLFHQMKVELEQHLIEEEEILFPLIKRKDGQAFSPSEKSLFEKAETEHSTVGEILQKMRSITQDYTLPEGACGTYTLSFQKLELLEADIFQHVHLENNILFTRFTQ; this is translated from the coding sequence ATGAAACAAACATTTTCAGGATCCCAAACAATTGCACAAATCGTAACAGATTTCCCTCATGCCGCTAATCTGTTTAAAGAATTCAAAATAGACTTTTGCTGTGGAGGACAACAAAGCCTAACTAAAGCTTTAGAGCAAAAAGGTTTAGATGAAGAGACTTTTATTCAAAAATTAAGGACGTCATACGAAGAAGAGAAGAAGAGGGGAGAACAACAGCTAACAATGTGGAAATTAGTTCCCTCTGATAAACTCATCGATCATATCGTTCACACTCATCACGGATATCTAAGACAAGAGCTTCCAGTATTGAGTAGTTTTATTACTAAAGTTTCTCGCGTCCATGGAGAAGCTCATCCAGAGCTAATAGAATTAAATCTCCTTTTTCACCAGATGAAGGTAGAGCTAGAGCAGCATTTGATCGAAGAAGAGGAGATCCTCTTTCCATTAATTAAACGAAAAGATGGTCAAGCTTTCTCACCATCAGAGAAAAGCTTGTTTGAAAAAGCAGAGACTGAACATTCGACTGTAGGAGAAATTCTGCAAAAAATGCGAAGCATTACACAGGATTATACTCTTCCAGAGGGTGCATGTGGAACGTATACACTATCCTTTCAAAAGCTTGAGTTACTTGAAGCAGATATTTTTCAGCATGTCCATCTTGAAAATAACATTTTATTTACTCGCTTCACTCAATAA
- a CDS encoding DMT family transporter: MNKSWLIIGSIATTLLLWASAFVGIRAGLEAYSPTQLSFLRYATASLILLLFIGREKIRLPDRKDIPRIMIIGLIGITIYNVALNFGEVSVTAGVASFIVNTVPIFTSILAVLILKEKMTYWGWGAIILSFLGVSIISLDDIRNMHISSGTLLLLIAAISQAIFFVLQKPLLIKYRPIEVTTYAILAGTLFMLPFSHDIVDGIKHAPTAKTMVVIYLGIFPGALAYLSWSFALSKVQASTVSSFLFLVPLLTLGIAWIWLSEIPTMYTWIGGILILAGVVCMNTLGKAKSIPAEGHINLTK; encoded by the coding sequence GGGCGTCCGCATTTGTAGGAATAAGGGCGGGTTTGGAAGCATACTCTCCGACTCAATTGTCATTTTTGAGATACGCTACAGCATCCCTGATTCTTCTGTTGTTTATCGGTAGGGAAAAGATCCGTCTTCCTGACAGGAAGGATATACCTAGAATAATGATAATAGGATTAATTGGCATTACGATTTATAACGTTGCATTAAATTTTGGAGAAGTAAGTGTTACAGCTGGCGTAGCGAGTTTTATTGTCAACACGGTTCCGATCTTCACATCCATACTTGCCGTTTTGATTTTGAAGGAAAAGATGACTTATTGGGGATGGGGTGCTATTATACTCAGTTTCCTAGGGGTCTCGATCATATCTTTAGATGATATTCGAAATATGCATATTAGCAGTGGAACTCTTCTGCTCTTGATAGCTGCGATCTCACAGGCCATATTTTTTGTGTTGCAAAAACCTTTGCTGATTAAATATCGCCCAATTGAGGTAACTACCTACGCTATTCTAGCAGGAACCTTATTTATGCTTCCGTTTTCACATGATATAGTAGATGGGATTAAACATGCACCTACTGCTAAAACCATGGTTGTCATCTATTTAGGCATATTTCCAGGTGCACTCGCTTACCTGTCATGGTCGTTTGCTCTATCAAAAGTACAAGCATCGACTGTATCGAGTTTTCTTTTCCTAGTTCCATTATTGACCCTAGGGATTGCCTGGATTTGGCTATCTGAAATCCCAACAATGTATACATGGATCGGAGGAATTTTGATTTTAGCAGGAGTTGTTTGCATGAATACTCTAGGAAAAGCTAAATCCATTCCAGCCGAAGGACACATAAATTTGACAAAATAA
- a CDS encoding Crp/Fnr family transcriptional regulator, which yields MKSKLGVLQSIPLFRNLTEDELQYVWNITIQRSYRKKEIIFREASDKEAVYFIQRGLVKAWKTDENGNEHIICFLKPGDMFPHTGFFNQAPYPATTEAIVDTQLYAIPIQAFETLMMNIPEIAIKVMRGMGEKIAELQKKLQEMTGHDVNERAMLFLLQLAENNGTDKDGVIHIPLPLTHQDFASAIGTTRETANRFINQLRKKKVLQMDRRGLMILDLNTLKEQAAFST from the coding sequence ATGAAGTCAAAGCTTGGGGTTTTACAATCTATTCCGTTGTTTCGTAATTTAACAGAAGATGAGCTACAATACGTGTGGAATATAACGATTCAGCGTTCATACCGAAAGAAAGAAATTATCTTTAGAGAGGCTAGTGATAAAGAAGCGGTTTATTTCATTCAGCGTGGCTTAGTGAAAGCGTGGAAAACGGATGAAAATGGAAATGAACACATCATCTGTTTTCTAAAGCCTGGCGATATGTTCCCTCATACTGGATTTTTTAATCAGGCTCCATATCCGGCAACTACGGAAGCGATTGTTGATACACAATTATACGCTATTCCTATCCAAGCCTTTGAAACGCTTATGATGAATATTCCCGAAATCGCCATAAAAGTCATGAGGGGCATGGGAGAAAAAATAGCTGAGCTCCAAAAGAAGCTACAGGAAATGACTGGACATGATGTGAATGAAAGAGCGATGCTTTTCCTGCTTCAGCTTGCTGAAAATAATGGGACTGATAAAGACGGTGTGATTCATATTCCGTTACCTCTGACTCACCAAGATTTTGCTAGTGCTATTGGAACAACAAGAGAAACAGCAAATCGCTTTATTAATCAGCTGCGCAAAAAGAAAGTCTTGCAGATGGATCGAAGAGGCCTAATGATTCTTGATTTGAATACGCTAAAGGAGCAAGCAGCATTCTCAACATGA
- the pepF gene encoding oligoendopeptidase F yields the protein MKTRLLRSEVPIEQTWKLEDLFETEQHWKDELQAIEQDLPSVTKYKGKLSEGASTLLACLTAEEELMKRFMRVFTYANLRSSEDGTDALNQANHSLAAALHSKANAAMSFIKSEILSLTEGTVFAYLKDEPELKPFEKTLLDILEEKPYSLSPETEAVLAALGQVHTSPYTVYSRSKLSDMQFDPIVDAQGNEQPVSFALYEDHYESSPDTDLRRKAFGSFTKTLKQYKNTFATTFATEVQKQVVLSKLRSYESVTHMLLHPQKVTLEMYHNQLDIIQTELAPHMRRYAQLKKRILGLDKMMFCDLRAPLDPEFSPATTYEEASKTILEALSVMGPEYTEIMEQALTERWVDLADNVGKATGAFCASPYGVHPYILITWTDTMRGAFVLAHELGHAGHFALAGRNQRMVNTRPSLYFIEAPSTMNEMLLRDYLLANSTDNRMRRWIILQSLGTYYHNFVTHLLEAELQRRIYTHAQSGNPITANTLTEQKGDILSSFWGDTVDIDEGAALTWMRQPHYYMGLYPYTYSAGLTASTAAAEQIKVEGKPAVDRWLSALKAGGTENPLDLMKMAGVDMSQPDPIRKAVAYVGSLVDELEKSYE from the coding sequence ATGAAAACTAGATTATTACGTTCTGAAGTGCCTATTGAGCAAACCTGGAAGCTTGAGGATTTATTTGAAACAGAGCAACACTGGAAGGATGAGCTTCAAGCGATTGAACAGGATTTACCTTCTGTTACAAAATACAAGGGTAAGCTCTCGGAAGGGGCTTCTACCTTATTGGCCTGCTTGACTGCTGAAGAAGAGCTCATGAAGCGTTTTATGCGTGTGTTTACATACGCTAATCTTCGTTCATCTGAGGATGGAACAGATGCTTTAAATCAGGCGAACCATTCCCTTGCTGCTGCCCTGCATTCTAAGGCAAATGCCGCCATGTCTTTTATTAAGTCTGAAATCCTTTCTTTAACAGAAGGAACGGTATTTGCTTATCTAAAAGATGAACCTGAATTAAAGCCTTTTGAGAAAACGTTACTAGACATCCTAGAAGAAAAGCCATATTCTTTATCACCGGAAACAGAAGCCGTACTCGCAGCGTTAGGTCAAGTACACACTTCACCTTATACGGTTTATTCAAGAAGTAAGCTCTCAGACATGCAATTTGATCCAATCGTAGATGCTCAGGGCAACGAGCAGCCTGTCTCCTTTGCCTTGTATGAGGATCATTATGAATCTTCACCAGATACAGATTTAAGAAGGAAGGCTTTTGGCTCTTTTACCAAGACCTTAAAGCAATACAAAAACACATTTGCAACTACGTTTGCTACTGAGGTTCAAAAACAAGTCGTATTATCAAAGCTACGCTCTTATGAATCTGTTACTCATATGCTTTTACACCCGCAAAAAGTGACTTTAGAGATGTATCATAATCAGCTGGATATTATCCAAACGGAACTAGCTCCTCATATGCGTCGCTATGCTCAGCTTAAGAAGCGCATACTTGGATTAGATAAAATGATGTTCTGTGATCTACGTGCACCACTAGATCCTGAATTTTCACCAGCGACAACGTATGAAGAAGCTTCCAAGACTATTCTTGAAGCCTTGTCTGTAATGGGACCTGAATACACTGAAATTATGGAACAAGCTCTTACAGAGCGCTGGGTTGATCTTGCCGATAACGTTGGTAAAGCAACAGGGGCATTCTGTGCTAGTCCGTATGGTGTACATCCTTATATTCTAATTACATGGACAGATACAATGAGAGGAGCTTTTGTCCTTGCTCATGAGTTAGGTCACGCCGGTCATTTTGCTTTAGCAGGACGCAATCAACGTATGGTGAACACTCGCCCTTCCTTGTATTTCATTGAAGCTCCATCTACGATGAACGAGATGCTTCTAAGAGATTATCTGTTGGCTAACTCTACGGATAACAGGATGAGACGTTGGATTATTCTTCAGTCACTAGGAACGTATTATCATAATTTTGTCACTCATTTACTAGAGGCTGAACTGCAGCGTAGAATCTATACTCATGCACAGTCCGGGAATCCTATTACAGCTAATACATTAACAGAACAAAAAGGAGATATTCTTTCTTCCTTCTGGGGTGATACGGTGGATATTGATGAAGGGGCAGCGTTAACTTGGATGCGTCAGCCTCATTACTACATGGGATTATACCCTTATACTTATTCAGCAGGGTTGACAGCATCAACAGCTGCGGCAGAGCAGATCAAGGTGGAAGGAAAGCCAGCAGTGGATCGCTGGTTAAGTGCCCTAAAAGCAGGAGGTACTGAAAATCCACTTGATCTAATGAAAATGGCCGGTGTAGACATGTCACAGCCTGATCCGATTCGTAAAGCGGTAGCCTATGTAGGATCATTAGTAGATGAGCTAGAGAAAAGCTATGAGTAA
- a CDS encoding ABC transporter ATP-binding protein, whose amino-acid sequence MAQIVLRNVYKRYEKEAVVEDLNVTISDGSFTVLVGPSGCGKSTTLRMIAGLEQLTSGEIWIGDRCVNHVPPGKRDVAMVFQNYALYPTMTVKENIEFGLVNRKVPKQERQALIAEISEIVGLSNYLNKKPQTLSGGQRQRVALARAMVKKPQVFILDEPLSNLDAKLRSQMRTELIQLHQRLGTTFVYVTHDQVEAMSMGDEIIIMNQGRVQQADSPLRVYHDPDNVFAAQFIGTPAMNVITVDQLQRANLALQASVHYVGFRPEKLQINPETSLNGLVLQGDILTRETLGAEIIYQVHTEAGKVQVKSFLAPVEHAKQVQLFVAQSDLYFFDQKGQRIRQQEKLERPKIVAGGA is encoded by the coding sequence GTGGCTCAAATTGTTCTAAGGAATGTGTACAAAAGGTATGAAAAAGAAGCGGTAGTCGAGGATTTAAATGTGACTATTAGTGATGGTTCTTTTACGGTTCTTGTAGGACCTTCTGGCTGTGGTAAATCTACGACCTTAAGAATGATTGCCGGGCTTGAGCAGCTAACAAGCGGAGAAATCTGGATCGGTGACCGTTGTGTAAATCATGTCCCACCAGGAAAACGGGATGTAGCAATGGTCTTCCAAAACTATGCCCTGTACCCCACAATGACTGTGAAGGAGAACATTGAATTCGGGCTAGTGAATCGGAAGGTACCAAAGCAGGAAAGACAGGCATTAATAGCCGAGATATCTGAAATCGTTGGGCTGTCCAATTACTTGAATAAAAAGCCTCAAACGTTATCCGGTGGACAGAGACAACGAGTTGCCTTAGCAAGAGCTATGGTTAAAAAGCCTCAAGTATTCATTCTAGATGAGCCGTTATCTAATCTAGACGCTAAGCTCCGTTCACAGATGAGGACAGAATTAATTCAGCTGCACCAGCGCTTAGGAACAACCTTCGTCTATGTAACCCACGATCAGGTTGAAGCTATGTCAATGGGGGATGAGATCATTATAATGAACCAAGGTAGAGTTCAGCAGGCGGATTCTCCTTTACGTGTCTATCATGATCCGGACAATGTCTTTGCTGCTCAGTTTATCGGTACGCCAGCGATGAATGTTATTACAGTCGATCAGTTACAGAGGGCAAACCTAGCCTTACAAGCATCTGTACACTATGTTGGCTTCAGACCAGAAAAACTTCAGATCAACCCCGAAACATCTCTTAATGGGCTCGTTCTTCAAGGAGATATCTTAACTAGAGAAACGTTAGGGGCGGAGATTATCTATCAGGTCCATACTGAAGCAGGGAAGGTACAGGTGAAAAGCTTTTTAGCTCCAGTTGAACACGCCAAGCAGGTTCAGTTATTTGTTGCGCAATCGGATTTGTATTTCTTCGATCAAAAGGGGCAGAGAATAAGGCAACAAGAAAAGCTTGAACGCCCAAAAATTGTAGCAGGGGGAGCCTAA